TTGGGTGGAACACACAAGCGATGCCACAAGTCGTTTTAAGCGAGTACTCGTTGTGTATGAACTCAGTcagaactgggtctgtttagccttgaaaaaagaaggctgagaggggacttgatccaggtttataaatacctgaggtgtgggagccatagtggtgaggctggtctcttttcagtagtgcgtggggacaggactaggggtaatgggatgaaagtacagcataggaagttctgcacaaatgtgcggaagaacttctttacagtgagggtgacagagcactggaacaggctgcccagggaggtggtggagtctccttctctggagatattcaagacccgcctggatgcctacctgtgtgacgtggtgtagggagcctgctttggcaggggggttggactcaatgatctctaaaggtcccttccaacccctacaattctgtgattctgtgacacatGGCAATCGTTCCCCACCCTTGTGCATGCTCTGCCACTGCAAGGAGTATGTCTCTAATAAAGAACTGAAACTCCACTCAGAGTCTCTCGTCTCATCTTCCTACTGCAGTTCAGAGCGGAAAGGCCAACGTAATATTGTAGAGAAGGAACTGTGAAAGGAGATAGCAAATGCTCTCAGCTGAACTCAGCCTTACCCTTGCTGGTGCAAGGCCAAATGGAGGAAGACTGAGTAAACAGCACCCCTACAACAGCTGATAGTTGTGCATCCTCTATGCATCCACCCCCATCTGCTTTTGAGCACATCACTGAAGCCTGGCAGGCCACAGCTACACTTGGAAGTTACACCTCCCTCTACCAAGGGATAGAATTTCTTGTGTAGCAAAttgtggcgcaagtggtagaagtgccgctctgatacacaggaggctcgaatcccagggcttggactcgatgatctctaaggtcccttccaacctgcaccagactgtgatactgtgaaattAACAGGTGCATTTATCGCTGCCCAGGTGGAGCCAGCCATTCAGCTGTGGTgtgtgcaggctgctgctgcctctgcacagCTCTCAATGCCTCTCTCAATGTAACTCAGCAGGCACAGGTCCTGGAACGCCGGCTTGGAGCGCTGCCTGGATGCTGTAGTACTCATAGTAACTTACGTAAGAGCCGAGATGAGCAGCGTCTGCCTCAGCAAGCGCAGCAAttcacagacacagaaaaccAGGGGATGGACCGAGAACTTCAACGTTCTCTACGGGGCCCCATAGGGCAGAACGGCAGCGCCCAACGCACAACCGCACCAGCAGGTCCGTGCTTAGACACCGTGAGTCAGACCCCCTCAATTAGGGGATCGCCGGTGACGTCTGAAATAAGACAGCGAGCACCACAGCCGCATTAGTTgttacacacaaacacacacacaccgctTCTCCGAGCAGAAACCGGAGCTCTTCGGGCCGCTAGAGGAAATTCCAGGTAAACACGAGCAcattcccccctccccagagCCGAGACGCAGCCgcctccctccatcccctcaACCCTCCCCTCAGCAGCGAGGCCATCGTCCTGGCAACGGGCCGTGAGCGCCGATAGAAGGAGATGAAAGCGTTCGGCAGAGCGGTGACGTGTTCCCACAGCACGCGTAATGCACCGAGCCAACAGCGAAGCGCACGGCCCCGCCACGCTGCAGCTCACAGGGCGGGAGCGCTGAGGCGCAGCCCCTGAAGCACCACCCCCCGAAGGGAAGGGGCGGCTCCTCCGCCTGCCTCGGCCcggtgtgccccggtggcgcagtggtaggaatgccgcgttgcaacaccggaggccctgggttcgaatcccctgtggtgcaagtggtagaagtgccgctctgctacacagaggctcgaatcccgggggttggactcgatgatctctaaggtcccttccaacccgcaccagactgtgatactgtgatactatgaCACGGCAGCGCTTCAGCCCATCACTAGTGGCCGCCGAGCCCGCcgggaatcacagaatgacccgggtcggaagggacctcaaggatcatgtagttccaacccccctgcctggcagggccaccaaacatacacatttactagatcaggttgcccagggccccgtccaacctggccttgaacacctccaaggacggggcatccacaacctcctgggcagcctgttccagggcctaaccactctcctagtaaagaacttccccctcacatccaacctaaatcttccctctttcaacttaaaaccatttccccttgtcctgctattgtcagccctttcgaagagtttactcccctcctgggtgtaagttcccttcaggtattaaaaggctgcaatgaggtcaccccgcaaccttctcttctctaggctgaacaaacccaactccctcagcctgtcacAGGGGAGGTGCTAGGGAAACACAGTCCCGTCCCGCCACAACGCGGCTCCATTTTATACTCTCACTGCGGGCGCTGCGCATGCGCACTGCACCCCCCTCTCCCTCATCCCCACCCCTCGGCGCCGTTCCCGCCCCTCCGCTGTCCCGGGCGGTGTTGTCACCGCTGCGCCCTCCCTCCAGCCCGCCGCTGATTGGCCGATCGGCCGCGGGGCGGGCCACGAGGGAGCAGTTGATTGGCCGGCGATGCCGCGGGGATGATGGATACTCCCGCCCGCTGAGAGGCCGCGCTGCCCTCCGCCGCTCCCGGCCCTGCCCCCTGCAGCGGGGCGGCGGCGCCGCGTGGTTCCCGTCCCCCCTACAGTGCTCGGCCGGCCCTCGCCGCCCGTGTCCCAAAGCACCCCGTTCCCCTCCGGTCCCTCAGCACCCCCCTCAGGTGGGGCCGGTCTCCTCCAGGCACGGCTTCCCCGGAGcccccgcctcccccccccccaaacgTGTGTAAGGGGcggagaaggaggaggagggactCGGAGCTCGGGGCGGTGCCGGGTCCCGCCGCGGTTCCgggctgggggggggatgggagcGTGCGCGCGCGGTGTGTGCCCGCGTCCGTGTGTCCGTCCgtccgtgtgtgtgtgtacacagcGCGGGGAGGGCCGTGCATGCGCCGTGCGTGGCGGGGCTGAGTGTTTCCCAAGTGTTTGAAACTGGGATTCGGCTCCTCCACGTTGGATCGTGCGCGGCGTGAGGCGGCGGGGAACACTGAGATCGGGCGGCGGAACCGGGGCCGGGTCGGGCCGGCTGTGACAGCGCCCGGCGGGGCACGTTCTGCTGGCGGCGTGTTTCGGAGGGGCCGGACGAGCCCCCTcactcctcctccccccccccctcccctttccctccctccctccgcaCGCACAAATCCCGCTGATTGTTCCTACCACCTCCTCCGTGAGTTCCCCACCGCGACAGCCATTCAATCAGCTGCTCGGGCTGTAGGGACCGGCGGGGCCGTGCTCTCGGCTGTGCCTGCCGCCGGGCTCCATGTAGCTGCCGGGGGAACGGGGCACGGAGAGAGGcgtggggaaggaggaggagaagaggagaaggagggtttttttttttcttccccccccccctcctttttttttcctcctctttgccGGATGAAAATGTTGAGTCCTGCAAACGGTGAGCAGCTGCACCTCGTGAACTACGTGGAGGATTATCTGGACTCCATCGAGTCTCTGCCCTTCGATCTGCAGAGAAATGTCTCCTTGATGAGGGAAATCGACGCCAAATACCAAGGTAAAGCGCTCGCCCTGCGTGCGTGTGTGCGGtgcggggctgggggagggtgtctctgcctttcttctcccCGCAGCCGGGGTTCGGCCGTGCGGGGATGGCAGCCGTGTGCCGGAGGGGGGAACGAGCCGCAGCGCTGCCTCTTGTCACGGGGCGGAACAAAAGGTCCCCCCGGCTCCTCGTACGGAGCGAGGACTCCGCTTCGCCTCGCGAATCGCCGGCCGAGAAGGCGGGGGCAGGGAGCGGGGCGTGCGGGGCACAAAGGGGGGCCCTCCGGACCCTTCGGGAGGAGGCTTCGGGGGGTACGGAGGAAAGTGCAGCGCGGACAGCGAGGGAGAGATTACGGCACAACATAGAGGAATGTACAGTATTCATGATGGCTGGAGTAGGGGAGAGAGGCGGCTCGTgggggggcgggcgggcgggaGCGGAGGGGGTTAGGCAGAGCGGGGGGCTGGGGCCGGCGGGTGCGTACTGTAttgcctctgtgtgtgtgtgtgtatgtgtgtacggggacgggggggggggcgcggggcTGATGGATGTGCTCAGCACCGGGGTACCCTCTCCTTCCCTTGGGGCACGCTGTGCCTCTGCCCCACGGGCGGAGGGAGagcagggccgggccggggggaGCTTTGTCACTCGCTTTGCCGGTGTCCGCTcggaaggggaagggggaggggaggccGTACCCGGCAGCGCTGACAGCCGGGGCGGGGAGCACCCCACTCCCTCAGCCCCCGCGCCCCCCTGCCCGCGGCTCCCGGGGCGGTGGGGATCGAGCCTCGCGGTGTTGGGTGGCCGTCTCGCCAGGCGGATCCCCTCGGGAGGGAAGGGGACGGGGGAAACTTCCGCGGGGGCTGGGCGAGCGGGTGGGGGAAACGGCAGCGGCGGGGCAGGGCGGTCGGCGCGTTTGTACCGCGCTCCAGAACCGCACGGCCAGCGGGAGCCTCCGCGCTGTGCTGGGGATTTGGCGTCGGCGTGGCTTTTATAACCACCCCTCGTTAGCATAGCGCCGCTCGCCCCGCCTCCTCTCTCTGATTGGACCGCGGGGCGGCTCGTCCCGCCTTCCGCCCCGCCCCCTTGTGACGTTTCGAGAAGCAACTTTTCAGTGGCGTTGATTTGAATATCTCGACCTGCCCCTGCTCCCATTGGCTGCGCTGCCAGCAGCGGCAGCACAACCTTGGGCGGCCGGACACCGGCGGCGCCGCGGGAGGGGACGGGGAAGCGCTGGACCCGCCTCCTCCCGCTCCTGAGTGGCGCTGTGATTGGCTCTGCGCTATTTTACTCTTCGCTTCTTCCGGCTTCCGATTGGGCGCGGGACGCCAGCAGGGGCGGGCTTTTCCGCGTCGCCCGCTCTGATAGGTGGAAAGGCGAGAGGGCCGCCGCCTCTTGTGTGCGGGCTCCTCCTGCTCCGTTTCCTTTGCTCTGAGCTGCGGAACGGGGGAACCGCCGCCGGTTTCCTGCCCGAGAACAATGGCTGCTCCGTCACATCCGGGGCGTGGCCGGCATTGCCGTGCAGCACGGGCTCGTTGTTTGGCCGCTGGGAATGAAGGCAGCCGGCTCAAACAGCCTGCAAACGTGTTGTTGTTGCTGGCCGTTAACGTCGGATGGCGCCTGCTGTAACTGGACGCCGTGCTCTGCGCCTTCGGAGCTCTGCACCAGCTGTCAAGTGAGAGCGATGTTAAGTCAATTGAATTAAGTCAATTCATCGTTGATCAGCTTTGATTTACCggtggtgctgctggagaggagcgATACGAGAGGCCTTCGTTTCATCATACTCATGATACCTCATTTCATGAGATccttactgtttttctttcttctttgcagaaatTCTGAAGGACCTGGATGACTACTATGAGAAGTTTAAACGGGAGAGCGATGCCgtgcagaagagaaggatgcTGCACTGCATTCAGAGGGCACTGATTCGGAGTCAGGAGCTGGGAGATGAGAAGATCCAAATCGTCAGTCAGATGGTGGAGCTGGTGGAGAACAGATCCAGGCAAGTGGACAGCCACGTGGAGTTGTTTGAGACCTGCCAAGAGACTAACGACACCACTGGGAACAGTGGGAAAGCCAGCCAGGATAAGTCAAAGAACGAGACAATCGCTCAGTCTGAGAAGCCCAACAATAAGAGGTCGAGGAGGCAAAGAAATAATGAGAATCGAGAGAACGCTTCAAATAACCATGACCACGATGACATCACTTCAGGAACGCCAAAGGAGAAGAAGGCAAAAACGTCCAAGAAGAAGAAACGATCCAAGGCTAAAGCGGAGCGGGAAGCTTCTCCCCCAGACCTTCCCATTGATCCTAACGAGCCGACATACTGCTTATGCAACCAAGTCTCCTATGGGGAAATGATAGGATGCGATAATGATGAGTGCCCCATTGAGTGGTTTCACTTTTCGTGCGTGGGACTCAATCACAAACCGAAGGGCAAATGGTACTGCCCCAAATGtagaggagaaaatgagaagactATGGACAAGGCGTTGGAGAAGTCTAAAAAAGAAAGGGCCTACAACAGGTAGTTTCTAGACTGTttgtgggaaaggaaaagaagaccACCAAACCAGTGTATTTATTGTCAGTGTCACCTTTGTTGAGGTGAAAGGATtgtaaaatgtatatttttaaaggaggTTTAAAACTGAACCATTCCTGTTACAGGGACGGCAATaagagcagttttctttttcatttggtGAGCTGTAACAAGAATATGGTCTGTGGACCAATGTATTCTGAAAGTCAAGCTATAAGAGTTCCAACTCAATATCCAGCTGGGTCTTAAAAGATACATTAATAACAACCATTAAAGCGTTGACGGCGAGTATTTCTGAGATGTcgtttctttttcctcctggaaGAATGTTACTTAACGTTAGAGCAGAGTTGTTCAGATAGCTCAGCCCTCTGGTTGTGCATCCGAATAGAGCTGCAGTATGTGACACACGTCGCTTCTTGCGGTGATGAGAGGTGCAAGGTCAAACTTGAAGGAGGGTACAATTTGGTTCCTGCTACGGAGTGCCGGTATGACAGTTCAACAGCAAACCTTGTAATAGGCTGAGGggattatttaaaagaaaagccaatgGTTAAAATTTGacacagcaaatattttctattcTGGCCGAGTACCATGAGAACAGTTTTAAAGCAATGGGATACGTTTTATATTTAACCAGGAAGCGGTTTAGTAATGACTTAACATAAAGGAAGCTTTATACTGTCACCGAGAGTAGCGTAGCAATCCTTAACTTGTTCAAGTTGtataaatgtacatttttttaaGTGGAATTGCACTTAATGTATTATACTTGGAAATGCAGCCAAATGCCATTGTGTAACCAATGTGCATTTCCTGCTGTATGTATGAAAACTGTACAGCTGtgatattaagaaataaatgaaacaactTTTGACAGTTTGCTTCTTAGCAATCACGTTGA
The Coturnix japonica isolate 7356 chromosome 1, Coturnix japonica 2.1, whole genome shotgun sequence DNA segment above includes these coding regions:
- the ING1 gene encoding inhibitor of growth protein 1 isoform X1 encodes the protein MKMLSPANGEQLHLVNYVEDYLDSIESLPFDLQRNVSLMREIDAKYQEILKDLDDYYEKFKRESDAVQKRRMLHCIQRALIRSQELGDEKIQIVSQMVELVENRSRQVDSHVELFETCQETNDTTGNSGKASQDKSKNETIAQSEKPNNKRSRRQRNNENRENASNNHDHDDITSGTPKEKKAKTSKKKKRSKAKAEREASPPDLPIDPNEPTYCLCNQVSYGEMIGCDNDECPIEWFHFSCVGLNHKPKGKWYCPKCRGENEKTMDKALEKSKKERAYNR
- the ING1 gene encoding inhibitor of growth protein 1 isoform X2; the encoded protein is MLHCIQRALIRSQELGDEKIQIVSQMVELVENRSRQVDSHVELFETCQETNDTTGNSGKASQDKSKNETIAQSEKPNNKRSRRQRNNENRENASNNHDHDDITSGTPKEKKAKTSKKKKRSKAKAEREASPPDLPIDPNEPTYCLCNQVSYGEMIGCDNDECPIEWFHFSCVGLNHKPKGKWYCPKCRGENEKTMDKALEKSKKERAYNR